ccaatttttcaaaaatctgCTTTGCCGTATTTTCATTGTTGGCAAATGTCAGAAAAGAATCACTCAAATATTCTATTATGATCCCCTTTGCATTTCTTTCTGCCCTTTTTACTTCctcgtttatttttgtttgttttttatcaaTTACATTTAACAAATCGTTTTACTCTAACAGTGCCCTTAATCGGAACAtccatattgaatatttttcacCGTTAAACGGTTTTatgttctttttttctttgtccATGTCTTTCCTTGACTATTGACTACGCGTCGTCGCTTTGATAAAAATAACtgttcctcttttttttttttcttctttgtttCTCCGATTGCGTTGCGCTTCTTAGAAtcacttttgttgctgtaCTGCTTTTAACACTTATTTTTAACCAAAAATGTTCGTCGTTTTTGTTTATCgttataaatacatatgtatgtatttcgttaaacttgttttaaataagaaaattcactattaatttaattattttttgttcttatttgcacaattaaataatttcactGCTGGGTTGAAAATGTGACTGGGCTCATAAcctattaaatttaatataataatacacgTTTACGTATATTATAAGCCAGCCCATCAACCAAATAGCGAAAcacatttattgtttataccgtttaatacatattttatttaagcaacCGATAGAACCGCACTCTCTAGTTATCTCAAAGCGAATGGACAGATTACTCTATAACATGCATGTGAGAGGCAACAACGAGAGAGAACAAAGAGAGTAATAATTGAGAGCGTTCTTTCTTTCCAAGATCCTCCAAATTTCATCActctcacatacacacaaatttcCATAAGTGTGACCTATGTATTTTTAACAGTTTTAAAACTGATTACCTGATAAAAGCCTCTTTAAACTGTTCAAATGGAACCTTCTGCAGTTGTCTAAATTCGAATTTGACATTGACGCCGCTCGGCATATCACGGGGAGATGCCTTTTAAACATCCAAGAAAAACACCTCGTGTTCGATAATAAACAGAGTAGTTGGAGTTGTTTTATTCTGTAGAATATACATAGGTTGAACTTAACCTGAAATAGAGTCTTAATCTTACATAATCTCTTCCCTCTCAATGTGATAGCAAAAATGGAGTGATTTGGCGCCGAAATTAAGCTTGGCGTCACCCTATTTAGTGCGCCCTAATACGTAAACATCAAAAATCCTGACACAAAATATCTCCAAGTTCTGGCGGCTCTAAATTGAAACTTAACTAACTATCGATAGCCCTAAACCGTTCCGCGACATCCCCACTCCGGTGGAACACTCGCATTCACCACGTCCAGGACAGCTAGCTTCGAAACGGGACGCATTGTCGTCTTGGCTCGATCGTTAGTCCGCACCGCCGCTCGACGAGGGATTCCATCTCTCCCGGTGAACACCTCTTCCACGACGCCTCGTTTCCACTCTCTTTGTGGTATGGCCGGATCACATATGAACACCAGATCTCCTCGACGAATGGGCTCGACGTGCTTGCACCATCTCTCCCTGCGCACAAGTGTTGGCAGGTACTCATGCACCCATCTCTTCCAGAATCGATCCCGCATCATTTTTGCTATGCGCCACTGCTTCCTGGTAGCCCATCTGTTGGACTCCAGTCCATCATCTTTGGAAAGATCCGGAACATCGGGTACTCCTTTCAATAAATCGTTGGGTGTCAATGGAGCCTCCTGGTCCACCGTCACTGGTAGATGAGTGAGCGGATGAGAGTTCATTATGCTCTCCGCCTCAATCAACAGGTTCTCCAGTACATGCTCCTTGGGCGCGATCTCCTTCATTGTGTGCGCCAGCACCTTCTTCACGCACTGCACCATCCTTTTCCAAGCGCCACCCTCAGCTGGGTTCGCCGGGTAATTAAAGATCCACTCAATTCCTTTGGACGACAGCTCGCCCTGGATCCTTGCAGGCTCAAATACTTCGCTGAACTTCCTGACCTCTCTATCGGCTCCAACCAAGTTCTTCCCATTGTCGCTCCTTATCCTGACCACCGGTCCTCCGCGGCTCGTGAAGTTCCTCATGGCGATTATTCAGGAATCTGTAGACAAATCGTGGGCTATCTCCAAGTGGATAGCCCTTGTGGTTAGACACGTAAACAATGCGACCCACCTTTTCTCCGTGTGACTTCCAACAGTCACAAATAGCGGTCCAAAATAGTCCAGGCCGGTATACTTGAATGGCCATCCGTTGGCTTCCAGCCGGTTCTCTTTCAGGGGACCCATCTCCGGCTGCGCAGGTCGCGCCTTCCGTAGCTTGCACACATTGCAGTTACTCATCACCTTCCGTAGCAACCTCCGTAAGTTCGTAATCCAGAACTTCTGCCGAATCGCTCCAATAGTTGCCTCCACATTTTGGTGGCACATCCACTCGTGGTGATGCTGCACAATCATCTCCGCCAGTGCCTCCTCGTGAGACAGTATGATCGGCAGTCGTGCGCTGTATGGCACACACGCCGCGTCGTCGATCCTCCCGCTGGCTCGCATTACTCCGTCCTCGTCGAAGTATGGTGACAGCCCATTAAGTCGGCTGCCTTTGGCGGCCTTTCCTTGGCTATCTTCAGCAAACGCTTCTCCCTGCGATTGCCTTATCAGTGTGCGCTCGGACTCAGCGCATTCCATCGACGTCAGTCCGTGATCCTCTCGATCGATTAACTCTAGCCCTGAAGTTGTTAATATGCTTGATTGCTTTGCAACCCACCTGTGTGCTTCTCCTGCTTGGCTACCATCTCGACATTGCATTAAGCCGTCCTATGTTCTGGTACGTATCATCtgaaacatttgttgtttctttATATGTGTTTCTCATCCCCAGAGTTGAAACATTTCATAACCTCCTCAACTACCTCCTGTAACTACTTCTTTCTCAGcttaaaggaaataaaagtAATACACACAGAAAAATTGAGAACGAAAAATAACGAGATCGTCTGTACACATTTGTTTCAATCACACTCCTGAGAATAACCTTTTTTGATTTCGAGACGAAAACGATCTCAATGTCGATATTTTCAGTTGGGAATCCGTATCGGGTGTACGAATTTTAAAGAggaaaaattaaagcaaaatacTCTCTTAAAGTTATCGGGGAGCTATTAATTTTAGCTTCGTATCCTTGTCGATTaagatattattttgttgGTCGGAAAATTGGTATAAATTGGGCTATTTTAAGCCCTTTCCCACCTAAAAGTACGAATTACTATATTTGTGGTATCGGTTGCAGGAATGTGttcatacgtatgtatgtttgtaaaTAACTGTGCTTacaactatgtatgtatgtatactaATAATCCTATTTGTGTTGAATATTCAACTAATATTACACTGTGtccattttatgtttttttaatttaatattcgagatattcatacatatgtatgggTAGGTAAGAAAATTTACGACAAAAAAATGTAGTGAAAGAAATTTTTGTAGGGTCCGGAGGATGCATCAATCTTTATCCGAAGTTAAACAAGTTTCTTCAAAAGCTTGAGCAATGTCACCCGAGTATGTACCAAAGAagaattataatatattattattacatttaatgTAATACGTATTTTTCTTTGCACAGTATatagtattatttaaaaaactgATTCATTTTCTTGAAAAACATTGTAAGAACATAATCCTaatgtgatttattttaagatgtaaaaataatgtaacatgtatgtaaaaataattttattaataaataaataatttgttttcttaatTGGTAATTGGTTCGAGATCGATTCTCGATACCAACATCGGTTCGTCTGGATAGTATCGATAAGtatgccaaaaaaatgttttcttattaaataaataatttgtattcttGATTGGTAATTGGTTCGAGATCGATTCGTCTTGAAATCGAAATAGGTTCTTCTCGATACCAACATCGGTTCGTCTGGATAGTATCGATAACTATTGGCAATCTGAAAATGGTTCAGATCTTGGCTACATTTTGAGAACGGGAACTTTCGTTCTCAAACGGTTTTTCTCTAAGTGAACTTGACTTGCCAATTTCTGATATGCTtcgatttgaatttttaaCTTCCTAATAGCAATAGCTTGGTATAATAAAGCCTGATTTACCTTTGAGTTTGGAATATTGTTAACAAAGTATTCGATTAGGCTCTCATCATATAAATAACTTGGCTTGACCAATTTCCTTACTCGTGTAAGGATTCGTAATCATCCACATCGATTTCTTCATCCACATCGATTTAAATTTTAGCGTAAGCCTGCAACTAGAAGTGCTGGTCATGCCTGGTcatttttaaactaaaatataGTCATGGAGAATAAGATTAGAATAGTATATGAACTACAAAGATAatgcttattaaatattatataacaGTTTACATCACATATGCAGTTCGGTCAAAAAATTCTGTTTCACTCCActaagaaatgttaatttaaaatactgGTAAGCCTAACACTACGTTAGATTAAACACCTGTTATTACAATATCATAATTACGTAatattaattcatttaaataaatctgcTTCCAATCGCTTCCCGCCAAATCGTTACATATTCTGCCGCTCACCAATGCATTGGACTGGGCAAGGCTTTATACATATCTATAAGTTGCATCAGCTTCGTTATATTGAAGTAGGTAAATATAGTGACCAATCTGCAGAACAGTgataataaaagaatattttgcACAGGCCAACCTCGTAAATTTTCTTGGCTATTGCATCCGCCAAAATTATCATTGTGCACCCCCGAAAAGCTTTGGAGGCGCAGAGAGGAGGCCGTACGCCCAAAAACGAGCCCTTCTCTACGTTTCGTAAGCCCCCTAGATGAGCGCAATCTAGGCAGCCTTCTTTTTGGATTTATGAGCCAGTAGGAAAAGTTTCAGCAAGCCAACAATTTGAATCCATGAGCAAGTAAGAAGTTTCTACAAGCCAGATTCGACGCTGAATTGACTCCAGAAAGCCGCATCAAGACAGCAAAATGTGAATTGTGAAAGTGCGAGAAGATCACCAGTTAACCCATAACCTCACAGAGCTTTAACATAACccaaaattgggaaaaatgaATCAAAATTAGTCTGCGACGAGCTCTGTGTGCGTTAACAACGGCGAGAAATCTGCGAGAATAGCAGAAATatgtttccttttgttttttttttttaataaaagtatttcTTAGTAAAAGTAGtcgaaaaggaaaggaaaatcaAAATTGTGAGAGAATGGTGAAGTGAAATATAATATGTTGTAACCAAAAATTGGCAATACTAAACGTATAacctgaaaagaaaatatcatGAAAAACTAACCAATATATAAAGGTAATTTAGAATCAATCAAGAAAAGAATATAAGAACCATAATGTCTGGCGAGAATAAATGTGGTGTACGACTGCCgtaaaaatgaatgaaaataaagtatttaattgCCCACgtaaaagtgaataaaaaaaacttaataagatgaacaattaaataaaagtttaaacatCGGAGGTACAAAATATAATGTGCACTTTTTGGATCATAACCCCCCTTTTCAGCCAAATCGCCGAAAGCGCATTCGACCGTCTGGAAATGGAGCGGAAAGTTTTCCAactcttttatttaattgtgttttaataataatgaaaaagtAAAGCTAAATTGCGCCTGCGAAGCCAAAAATATGtaagaagaaaaagaatcaaaacaaagaTGCCAAATTCTGCGACGACCACCACTTTTGTCTGAGCGCCTGAGCTAGATAATGATCTAACTTTTATTGTTTACCTTTTTATATACCCTTGCTACATATAATCATATTACGATTATACTTTGAATATCTAAACTATattgttatattattattattatgccatATTATCTTTCCACAGCGCCATTCTCATGATTTTCTTAGATTGagtatattaaaatgaaagtaaatgaaatgaaaactagAGTAATTAgtttctaaatttaaattaattaaaatttattttatattatcactcatgaaataaaatttattttctattatcaCTCATGAAGCTTATATTAGCTATATAATGAATAAAATCTATAGattgaaaatgaattattGCTAGAGTTTATCGAATAGAGGTCATGCCGATCAAAGATATGTTTGGGTATTAATCGGTTGACTTGAGCATAGGGACCATTTAAAACAATGTTTACATATAGTGCGGATGTAATGGTCATGGATGGGCTACTTTTGTTTGCTGTAAtaacaccaacagcaacaacattcaAGTCGCAATGCTTTAGTTTGTCTATGTTTTATTGTGATCCTCTTTTCCTAGGTTTCTTATCTTTTGTTTTAGATTTGAGTGAGCGAATTCCTATAAGACTCCAAGCAAGCGAAATCAAGTAATGTTTATGTACGCAAAGCCAGCATTTACGAATAGTACTTATTTTATATCTATGTGTGTCCTTACTGTTTTTATCGTATTCTACTTTTCacctttgtttttctttttaataacttAGCTCTATGTTGAGCTACTTGTATTGTATACCTAAAATTTCTTAGCGTAATCTTCTATATTATAAATCGGAtgtattttacataaattatttaattctaTGAATTGTCTCAGCAATCTGCCATAGACGagttcatatggacagtaTTCATGTACTGTCGACGGTGTTGTGTTCAAACAATAGGTTAAATAGTTCAACCATATGTCCCAATCATCTTTGTCAATCGAAATGTATGATCTTATGTATTCATTGAATGTTCGATGACTTCTTTCTACCGTCCCTAACGTCTGGTGGTGGTGTGCTGTTGATTGTTTTCATATACTTGCACAGGTCATGGATTAATGTATTCGTATATTCTGTACCCATATCGGTTATGAACGTCTTCATAGTACCGTACTTAAGTACAAAAGATTCGAATATTGCCTTGGCTACTGATTTTGCCCTTTTATGTGTTTCTGGTATTGTAACTAGATATTTTGTCAGGTCACATATTAGCGTACTCGGTGCCATTTTCTGTTTTAGGTAATGGACCAACGGTGTCTCTAAAACAGTATCGAAGCTGTGTTTGGTGTATTTGTTATAACCATTTTTGGCtataaatgttataaaatgttggcacatttcacatttttttcacATACTTGGTTATAACCTGATTCATTCCAGGCCATAAGAAgaatctatttatttttagcagaGTACGTGTAATCCCTGTATGACCTCCTTCTAGAGGATCGTCATGGAATTTTGACAGGATTGCTTTAATATGACTTTAGTAATTTTTGTCTATGTGTGTCACAATTGTCAACAGCGCTATTGTTAATTTTGACTTTTCGCTGcccatttttttaaattcattaagtGATACAAATTCGAAAATATGCTCACTGGGTGACAGCTTAACATTAGTGATTTCATGTACCCCGGCTTCTTTATTAAGCCTAGAAAAGTATTGTTCtattattgtattgtattgttttCTTTAGAGTACAGATCATTAACTGAGAAGTGTAAGTTAACACTTTTGCCATGTTTGAAATCGCATTTTTGgttattaatttgtaaactcACAAATCTTTACGTCATTATTATAAATGACTTCATAGACCTTGGGCTCTTTAATTTTCTTAAGCAATTTTTGTGTTGTATCTGGCTAGATATCTACCTGTTTTTTTGATGATCATGTTTGGACCATTAgtatatttctatttatttcctttaagTTTTTGATGCTTATTCTTGATAAGGCATCTGCGACATAGTTATTTTCCCCTTGAGGTATTCTACCGTAAACTCATATTCGTCAGGATCCAACCTCATTCTTGTAAGTTTGGAGCTGGGATTTTTCATCGAGAAgagatatgtatgtaggtgGCCGATGGTCGCTTAAAATGCctgccatatatgtatgtactgaAATGGTTTATTGCCCAATGTATTGATTCTAGTTCTTGTTCTGTTGTGGACTTATTACTTTCGCCTTGTGTAAAGGTTCTTGAAGCGTATGCCACAGGTAGTTGTTGAGCGTTCTTGAGATAGTACCGCTCCACATGCTTGTTTACTAGCATCTGTGgttaacaaaaattgtttgctgaaGTTATATAGGTTTCATCAATgctttctttaaataataaaatgcattattgCATTCTTCTGTCCATTCAAAtggaacattctttttacagaGCGTTGTTAGGTGGCTAGAttgatataaattttttttgataaatcTCCTGTAATAGTTGCAGAATGCAACAAATCTTCTAAATTCAACTGCATTCTTTGCCTGCGGATAATTTTTGATGGCGTCATATTTAGTGTCATCAGGCAATTTACCTTTATCTGTACATTTGCGTCCTAGATAAGTTACTTCCTTCATAAAGAAAGTACACTTTTCTAAATGTAATTTAGGATTATGCTGTCTGCATAACTTGAAGACATCGGTTAAGTTCTTTAGCATATGCTTTTCTGAACAGCCGATTACTACTAAATCATCCATGTACAAAAAGTCTTCCGAAGGTTTTAGGCCTGCAAATGCAAGTGTTATCATCATTTGGAATAAATTGGGGTCTATTTTTAACCCAAATGGAAGTCACGTGTATTTATATAAACCTGTTGTGGTTGAAATAGATGTGACATTTCTAGACTTCTTGTTCAGCtcgatttgatgaaatccTGACATAAGGTCTAGCCACGAGAAACATTTTGCTCGTCCTAATTGATGCAGAATATCTTCTATTCTGGGAAGTGGAAATTTGTCTACTAGCAGTTTTTTATTGATCTGACGATAGTCCACTACTAATCGCCATCTCTTAGTTGCCGAATTAGGCAATGACTTCTTGGGTACCAAGAGAAGTGGGCTATTGTATTCTGATATAGATGGCTCCACGATACcattttttatcaatttgtcTACTTTCCGTTGAATTTCTGGCTTTTGACTTTCTGGCATTCTAAAGTTCCTAATATATACGGGATTCTTATTGTTCAATCTCAACttttgcttataaaaattattagcaGATATGGTTTCTGTTTCGAGACCAAAGATATCGCTATACTCGGTGCATCATTTagttaaatcatttttaaataaagagGGAAATTTAAGATGCTTTAACACTTCTAAAGTTTTTTCTACTGTATTAACGGCATTTGCTTCATAAACCTGATAATCttcttttttcgctttttattgTTGCACTATTCACTATAGCgtctttatttgttgtatttattatgCGAATCAATACATTATGAGTTTTTGCCAGAGTGCTTGCTAATATTATTCCAGGTTTTAATTCCTGGTTGGGAATAAGCATATGTTTATTGCTGGATGTAAGATGAATGATGGCTATGAATGATGTAAGATGAGTTATCTAACGATTGTATTATAGGAATGTTTATATTCCTGAAGTTGTGGGGTCTTAAAGTGAACCAGTCTTCCTGGTCTTGAAATTccaaaatacaattgtatttctAAATGAAATCTAAACCAATTATACCATCGCCTGGTATAGGAAAATTGTCGGACACGATCTGGAATTCATAGGATATTGCCGTATTTGCAATGCCCATATCCAGATCTTTAGTGCCGAGAAACTGTATTGTCCCTTTCCCAATGCCTGATAAACTTGTTATGTTATCTGGATTaaaattttctattttattttttttacatttaatgaaatatCTGCACCAGTGTATTAAGAGATTTACCATCGAATTGGTACTTATGTTTAACAATCGGACGAATATGCTAAGGATGAGATTGatgttgtaaatatttactgtTGTTGTTCGTCGCTCAAGGTGGTCTTCTTGTTTTCCGATTGTATATTTCGGACGCTCctattattgtaattattattatttgtctgGTTTTGGTTACCCCTCTGGTAATCTCCACCTtggttgttattattgttaccGACACGTCCTCTATTTTCTCTGCGGTTCTTGTTATAATATCCTCGGCCATTACCCCTGTTGTGGTAATTTCCTCGGTCATTGTATCCTCTACCATTAAAGTAGAGGACACTATTGGCATTGCCGGTAATCTCTGTACTGCAATCCATATATTCTTCGATTACAGTATTCATGCTCTGGTGATGTCGACAAGATCATAATACAGTTTTGATCGTGTTATTTGTGCAGTATCCACAGTGATTGAATATCTTCTTGACATTGTTTACGACGTTAGACGTACAAACGTggacaaaagtattttgacaacGCAATGCAAGATCAACCACcgcttttaacttttaaatgagACGAGTAACGGtaaccaaattaattttgggagatagacaacaacaaaggcattAAGAGAGCGAAAGCTTGTATTGATAAggaaacatatttattttctattattatttgtacgCCAGCCTTTGATTTTTTGGGTGGACACAAGTATTTTGACAATTCaaagtttcttaaaaaaattgtagaatatgtataaatttgtgatgaaggggaaggggaaggcaAATGGATGTAACCAATACTCCaataaactttgtttttgttatgcaaaaacaagagccctcagagcgacgtttgtagtcgtgaatagccaacaatttttgttgacgtgcgcacctttgcttggtggtgaattcgatactcctcgctaaaaacagttatagccaacttatcataaattttgtatgctagctttttaattcttgtttgtattacatggAACTAGCCAATAAcctattactcaataaaattatgctattattgtaactacaacaaaatgagtaggtaaacatttccagaaggggtgctgacacgcgaagtggagtaggtaaaaaaaaacgacgacataacgtttgacggacaactttgacaaaaggggatcgtattacgcggcccgcgacgatccatcaggcatgcggatgcctgaaggggagggaacgtggccgaaacattgcccgatcgttttacgatcaagctacagcttgtggggcagtgaggactaCGACGATCCATCAGAcatgcggatgcatgaaggggagggaacgtggccgaaacattgcccgatcgttttacgatcaagctacagcttgtggggcagtgaggactgttgactgacgaacggtacgaactttttcaggcattactaatatttattctcgttatgttggggaggtgaggggcttaccaagatcccatgacccaaaatcgacgagcttacgccggcatcctggtgcctgaacatcggatgcccctccctcggcctgagtcatttcccaggacacaggcacgaatacaccgacgtaacagaattggc
This sequence is a window from Drosophila teissieri strain GT53w chromosome 2R, Prin_Dtei_1.1, whole genome shotgun sequence. Protein-coding genes within it:
- the LOC122612934 gene encoding uncharacterized protein LOC122612934, whose protein sequence is MVAKQEKHTGLELIDREDHGLTSMECAESERTLIRQSQGEAFAEDSQGKAAKGSRLNGLSPYFDEDGVMRASGRIDDAACVPYSARLPIILSHEEALAEMIVQHHHEWMCHQNVEATIGAIRQKFWITNLRRLLRKVMSNCNVCKLRKARPAQPEMGPLKENRLEANGWPFKYTGLDYFGPLFVTVGSHTEKRNFTSRGGPVVRIRSDNGKNLVGADREVRKFSEVFEPARIQGELSSKGIEWIFNYPANPAEGGAWKRMVQCVKKVLAHTMKEIAPKEHVLENLLIEAESIMNSHPLTHLPVTVDQEAPLTPNDLLKGVPDVPDLSKDDGLESNRWATRKQWRIAKMMRDRFWKRWVHEYLPTLVRRERWCKHVEPIRRGDLVFICDPAIPQREWKRGVVEEVFTGRDGIPRRAAVRTNDRAKTTMRPVSKLAVLDVVNASVPPEWGCRGTV